In the genome of Deinococcus humi, the window CTGGCACCCTCTTTCTGACTGTTGGGAGGCAGCGAAACATTCTGCGGCTTGAAGAGCAGAACGGATGGCGGTGTCTGCTTCACCCAATTCCAGAGCCCGCTGAGCCGCTTCAAAATGCGCTTCCGCACGAATGGCGGGAGCATCCTGGTTTGCAGCGGGCATCAGCGCCTGTTCAAGCGCGTGACGGGGGTCAGCCATGGTCTGCAGCAGGTTGAGTCGCTCTGGAATGGGGGATTCATCTGGCATGGGGTCCTTGGCACACGGCGTTGCAGAGGGGCGTGAGATCATAACTTGCGCAGCGATCCCCGAAAAAGGGTGTCGCTGCGCGGAAAGTCCCTGCCTTTAGAGTGCCATTCTGGTTCTCACAGAACGTTTACAGCTGCCAGTGTTATTTCAATGAAGCCATAAACGCGGCGATGTTGAGTTGACCGTAGCCCAACGTTGAGGTTCCGGGTTGAAGTGACGCAGTATTAACGGCGTCCACGTTGGTGGCATGGGCGGTCAGCCGGCTAGCAAGATTGATACTCGTGTTTCCATGTTCGCCAAGGGCAAGTGCCAGTGCGCCGCTGACCATGGGGGCCGCGAAGGACGTTCCGCGCCATGTTGCGAAGTGGTTGCCCGGATAGGCGGTGACGACGGCTTCCGCAGGAGCGAGGACTTCGAGGTCTGGGCCGTAACTGGAAAAGCTGGACCGTACGCCGTCCGTATTTGAGCTCCCGACTGACAGGGCATACGCTGCGGCGTTGCCGCTGCGGGCTGTCCGCGCGGGGTAGAGGACGGGGCTGTTGCCCGTGTTCCCGGCAGAGAGGACAACGTAGACGCCAGCGGCAGCGGCATCAGCCAGAGCGGCTTCAAGGTCGGCATCCGGTGCACTGGCCACCGATGCGTTGATGATCTGAGCACCGTGCTGTACAGCAAACCGGACAGCGGCAGCGATTTCCCGGGTGTCACCTGTGCCGTCAGGCTGGAGTGCCCGGAGCGGCATGATCACCGCGTTGGGAGCGACCTGCAAGATAATGTCTGCGACGCCAGTGCCATGCCCGAACGCGACATCGCCAGGACGGCCCCCTTCCTGTGGAAGTCCGTCCATCTCCAGGAAGTCCTGACTGGAGGAGCTGAGGTGGCCGTTAAAAGCAACGTGCTGCAGGTCGATGCCCGAGTCAATGACGGCAACTGTCACGCCCTGCCCGAGCTGGGGTGCACCCTGCTGCCCCTGGGAGAGCCCAACCGATTGCCAAAGAGGGGTGTTGGCCGTGAAGGTATTGTTCGGACCACTGGAGAGGGTCGACGAATCAAGTGCGGCGTTCCACTCACTCGGTGAGGCCGTTACGAAGGCACCAGCTGTGACAAAGGCGCCAGCCGTCACGAAGGCACCAGCGGTGACAAAAGCTCCAGCGGTGACGAAAGCTCCGGCGGTGACGAACGCACCAGCGAGGGCATGAAGGTTTGACGAGCCAATGCTCTGTTCCGTCTGGGCGCCAAATTCCGGTATGACAGCAATACCGCTCGAACGGGTGATGTCGGGAGTCGTACCGCAGGCCACGAGTGAAGCACTGAGGAGCAGCCAGCGAAGGGCTGGTTTTAAAGTCGTACGCATGTGGTTACCTCTGCACTGAGACAGGCGCCTGGCGCACCTGGAAGGATCGCGTGGCCCAAGACTTGTACCCTGATTTGTTCTTCATGAGAGAACGTTCAAGCCTTGTGGCTGTGAGGCGGGAGACCAACGGGGACGCGCCAACTGCATGTGTTCCTCCATGAGACAGTCGTTAAGTAAGCCTAAATTGTCGGCTTCGAGTAAAGGTTAATTGAAAATTCTCACCGCTTCTCTAAGATTTTTCACACTTATGGCGCTACCTGGCTTCACAGCAAGCGACGGTTTTAGCGAGTTGCCGGGGTGCATGATGTTGTGCTGATCGGCTGTAAACTCCCCGGCTCCCGTTACCCCGATGCAATCATTGGGTACGCTGCCACTGCTCTCCCAGGGGTTCACCGTCATTGCCTGGGAGATCAAAGCACTCTTGCTCGGACGGGGCGACGCCGTCACCCGCGAGCCCATCCATGGCTGGCGCATCAACATTAGTGACCTCTTCCCCCAAGGCCTCCCTCACTGGGAACTCCCTAGGGCGTGTCCGCAAACCAAGAAAGCAGTGCAAAAATGACGTGTGGTCCGGCGTTACGAATTGACTGATGAACAGTGGAGCCAGCTGGCTCCACTGCTGCCACCGCAACGACCTTGGACGGGCCGCCCTGGCCTGGATCACCGCACCGTGCTGAACGGCGTCCTCTGGATCACACGCTTCGGGAGTGCCTGGCGTGATCTGCCCGAACGCTACGGCAATTGGAAGACAGTGCGTTCTCGGTTCTACCGATGGCAGCCGCAGGGCCTCTGGGCACAGTTGCTCACCCGAGTGCAGGAACGTGCAGATCATGCCGGCCAGGTCGAGTGGAATGTCCACATGATCGATCGCACCATCGTGCGCGCTCATCAAAGTGCAGCAGGTGCAAAAAAGGGGACGGCGATGAAGCGCTCGGCCGGTCACAAGGCGGATTCGGAACGAAGAGCCACCTGAAGTGTGATGGCCGGGGACGGCCGCTCGCCTTCCTCCTCACGGCTGGGCAACGCCACGGGATGTTGAAGTTCGAGACGTTGCTCGATGCCGATAAGATCAAACGGCGGAGTCGGGGCCGGCCCCGACTCCGCCCCACCATGGTCCTGGCGGATCGGGCGTACAGCGGTGACAAG includes:
- a CDS encoding S8 family peptidase, encoding MRTTLKPALRWLLLSASLVACGTTPDITRSSGIAVIPEFGAQTEQSIGSSNLHALAGAFVTAGAFVTAGAFVTAGAFVTAGAFVTAGAFVTASPSEWNAALDSSTLSSGPNNTFTANTPLWQSVGLSQGQQGAPQLGQGVTVAVIDSGIDLQHVAFNGHLSSSSQDFLEMDGLPQEGGRPGDVAFGHGTGVADIILQVAPNAVIMPLRALQPDGTGDTREIAAAVRFAVQHGAQIINASVASAPDADLEAALADAAAAGVYVVLSAGNTGNSPVLYPARTARSGNAAAYALSVGSSNTDGVRSSFSSYGPDLEVLAPAEAVVTAYPGNHFATWRGTSFAAPMVSGALALALGEHGNTSINLASRLTAHATNVDAVNTASLQPGTSTLGYGQLNIAAFMASLK
- a CDS encoding IS5 family transposase, with the protein product MVRRYELTDEQWSQLAPLLPPQRPWTGRPGLDHRTVLNGVLWITRFGSAWRDLPERYGNWKTVRSRFYRWQPQGLWAQLLTRVQERADHAGQVEWNVHMIDRTIVRAHQSAAGAKKGTAMKRSAGHKADSERRAT
- a CDS encoding transposase, which translates into the protein MKCDGRGRPLAFLLTAGQRHGMLKFETLLDADKIKRRSRGRPRLRPTMVLADRAYSGDKAYRLCHGRGIRLVVPPKRGHKRPRVRP